A genomic region of Barnesiella viscericola DSM 18177 contains the following coding sequences:
- a CDS encoding relaxase/mobilization nuclease domain-containing protein: MIGKIKKGKSFGGCIRYVMGKDNAEIIDSDGVLLGNIREITDSFNYQRELNPKIKQPVGHIALSFKPEDKALLTDEFMAKIAREYMELMGIKNTQFILVRHHNTDNPHCHLVYNRIGYDGKVISSQGDYKRNEIATKLLKNKYGLTYAEGKGKTNVEKLHASERVKYEIFNAVKAALKCSGTWKEFNDYLLRRGIRLEFVKRVREIKRPEDIQGIRFTKDGQTFKASQISREFSFARLNALLSWKTSESQQESERKVQQGIPDGGHLLVSTGPGLFSPTNGTVPEEPLHQEELLRRRKKKKRRKGFGL, translated from the coding sequence ATGATTGGCAAGATCAAGAAAGGGAAATCCTTCGGCGGCTGTATCCGCTACGTGATGGGCAAGGACAACGCGGAAATCATCGACTCAGACGGTGTATTGCTGGGAAATATCCGGGAAATAACGGACAGTTTCAACTACCAGCGTGAGCTTAATCCGAAAATCAAACAGCCTGTCGGGCACATTGCATTGAGCTTCAAGCCGGAAGACAAGGCATTGCTTACGGATGAATTTATGGCTAAAATAGCCCGGGAATACATGGAGCTGATGGGGATAAAAAACACTCAGTTTATTCTGGTAAGGCACCATAACACGGACAATCCGCACTGCCACCTGGTCTATAACCGTATCGGATATGACGGAAAGGTAATCTCTTCCCAAGGCGATTACAAGCGCAATGAAATTGCCACAAAACTGCTTAAGAACAAGTACGGGCTGACATATGCGGAGGGCAAGGGCAAGACTAATGTGGAGAAACTCCATGCTTCGGAACGTGTGAAATACGAAATCTTCAATGCTGTCAAGGCAGCTTTGAAGTGCTCCGGAACATGGAAAGAGTTCAACGATTATCTGCTTCGCCGGGGCATCAGGCTGGAATTTGTAAAGCGTGTCAGGGAGATAAAAAGGCCGGAGGATATACAGGGAATCCGGTTCACCAAGGACGGGCAAACCTTCAAGGCTTCGCAAATCAGCCGGGAGTTCAGCTTTGCCAGGCTGAATGCCTTGTTGAGTTGGAAGACTTCGGAGTCCCAACAGGAATCCGAACGTAAGGTGCAGCAAGGGATACCGGACGGAGGCCATCTTCTCGTAAGTACAGGACCGGGACTGTTCAGTCCGACAAACGGCACCGTTCCCGAAGAGCCGTTACATCAAGAAGAACTCTTGCGCAGACGCAAGAAAAAGAAAAGGAGGAAAGGATTCGGGCTGTAG
- a CDS encoding helix-turn-helix domain-containing protein, with product MEIISFEKRTFEEIAAKLDRFVQRVESLCREHGGKETSEWMDNHEVCRRLRISPRTLQTLRDNGTLAFTKIGNRTYYRPDDVERVVGNVEEKRKEARWKGKTI from the coding sequence ATGGAAATCATCAGCTTTGAAAAAAGGACTTTCGAGGAGATTGCCGCCAAGCTGGATCGTTTCGTGCAGCGGGTGGAAAGTCTGTGCCGTGAACATGGCGGAAAGGAAACAAGTGAATGGATGGACAACCACGAGGTCTGCCGCAGGTTACGTATCAGTCCGAGAACCCTCCAGACCTTGAGGGATAATGGGACGCTTGCCTTTACCAAAATCGGAAACCGGACTTACTACCGTCCCGATGATGTGGAGCGTGTGGTCGGAAATGTGGAGGAGAAACGTAAGGAAGCCCGTTGGAAAGGTAAGACCATTTGA
- a CDS encoding site-specific integrase — MKVEKFKVLLYLKKSGLDKFGKAPIMGRITVNNTMAQFSCKLSCTPELWNPRESRLNGKSKEAVDINAKIDRLLLSVNSAFDSLVERKTDFDATAVKELLQGSVETQMTLLKRLDMHIEDMRSRIGIDVAKSSMSTYIYTRRYLGEFIQKRFKTSDVAFGQLNEHIPWEFQDYILKDKGLAVDTARHYLAILKKICRMAFKEGHAEKRYFVNFKLPQENRKPPRALSREDFEKIRDVVIPPERITHNIARDLFLFACYTGVPYADAVSITRDNIYKDDKGDLWLKYLRKKNEYLARVKLLPEAISLIEKYRSDDRKELFPMIHHPNIRRHMKGLRDLAGISCDLVYHMGRHTFGSLITLEAGVPIETISKMLGHTNLTTTQLYARVTPKKLFEDMDKFIEATSDMKLVL; from the coding sequence ATGAAAGTAGAAAAATTCAAGGTGCTGCTCTACCTGAAAAAGAGCGGTCTTGACAAATTTGGGAAGGCTCCGATAATGGGGCGAATAACGGTGAACAACACGATGGCGCAATTCAGTTGTAAACTGTCATGTACTCCGGAGTTATGGAATCCAAGAGAAAGCCGACTGAATGGAAAGAGTAAAGAAGCAGTTGATATTAATGCAAAAATTGATCGTCTCTTACTTTCTGTCAATTCTGCATTTGATTCACTTGTTGAACGTAAGACTGATTTTGACGCGACTGCCGTAAAAGAGCTTTTACAGGGAAGTGTAGAAACCCAGATGACTCTGTTGAAACGGCTTGATATGCATATAGAGGATATGCGCTCAAGAATCGGTATTGATGTAGCTAAAAGCTCCATGTCAACATACATTTACACCCGAAGGTATCTTGGCGAATTTATTCAAAAACGATTCAAGACAAGTGATGTTGCTTTTGGACAGTTGAATGAACACATCCCATGGGAGTTTCAGGATTATATACTGAAGGACAAAGGACTTGCGGTAGATACAGCAAGACATTATCTGGCAATCCTGAAGAAAATCTGCCGGATGGCATTCAAGGAAGGACATGCGGAGAAGCGTTATTTTGTGAATTTCAAACTACCCCAAGAGAACCGGAAACCACCACGGGCTTTGAGTCGTGAGGATTTTGAAAAGATTCGTGATGTTGTGATACCACCGGAAAGAATCACTCATAATATAGCCAGAGATTTGTTTCTCTTTGCCTGTTATACAGGAGTTCCGTATGCGGATGCAGTTTCAATCACTAGAGATAATATATACAAGGACGATAAAGGTGACTTATGGTTAAAGTACCTGAGAAAGAAGAATGAATATCTGGCCCGCGTCAAATTGCTGCCGGAGGCTATCTCTCTTATAGAAAAATATCGTTCGGATGACAGGAAAGAGCTTTTCCCTATGATACACCACCCCAATATAAGACGCCACATGAAAGGTTTGCGGGATCTGGCTGGTATAAGCTGTGATTTGGTCTATCATATGGGAAGGCATACCTTCGGAAGTCTGATAACCCTTGAGGCTGGTGTTCCTATTGAAACAATCAGCAAAATGCTTGGTCATACCAATCTGACAACTACCCAGCTTTATGCAAGGGTAACTCCTAAAAAACTTTTCGAGGATATGGACAAATTCATCGAGGCAACGAGTGATATGAAACTGGTATTATAA
- a CDS encoding type I restriction-modification system subunit M: protein MAREQERAELHRTIWQIANDLRGSVDGWDFKNYVLGMLFYRFISENITAFINAEEHRAGNADFDYAECSDEQAEFGREVTVQERGFYILPSQLFGNVRKRAAADPNLNETLNNIFHAIENSAKGAASEDDMKGLFADIDVNSNKLGATVQKRNETLVKILDKIGDMKLGNLADNQIDTFGDAYEFLMTMYASNAGKSGGEFFTPQEVSELLARITLVGKKQVNKVYDPACGSGSLLLKFAKVLGKENVRQGFYGQEINITTYNLCRINMFLHDINYEKFDIALGDTLLAPKHWDDEPFECIVSNPPYSIKWVGDENPLLINDPRFSPAGILAPKSKADLAFTMHMLSWLATNGTAAIVEFPGVLYRGGAEQKIRKYLIDNNYIDTVIQLPANLFFGVGIATCIIVLKKSKKDNATLFIDASGEFIHEGNKNKLSDANIARILEAFVARKDDAHFARLVENDKIAGNDYNISVSSYVEQPDTREEVDIEALNLRIAEIVARQNVLRTAIDAIVATL, encoded by the coding sequence ATGGCAAGAGAACAGGAGCGTGCGGAACTCCACCGCACGATCTGGCAGATAGCTAACGACCTGCGGGGAAGTGTCGATGGTTGGGATTTCAAAAATTACGTCTTGGGAATGTTGTTTTACCGCTTCATCTCCGAGAATATTACTGCTTTTATCAATGCGGAAGAGCACCGGGCCGGGAACGCGGACTTTGATTATGCCGAATGTTCGGACGAGCAGGCCGAGTTCGGACGAGAAGTGACCGTGCAAGAGCGGGGTTTCTACATCCTTCCGTCGCAGCTCTTCGGCAATGTGCGCAAACGTGCCGCGGCAGACCCCAATCTGAACGAAACGCTGAATAATATCTTCCATGCCATCGAAAATTCGGCCAAGGGTGCAGCGAGCGAGGATGACATGAAAGGCCTGTTTGCCGACATCGATGTAAACAGCAACAAACTCGGAGCAACAGTGCAGAAACGCAATGAGACGTTGGTGAAGATTCTCGATAAAATCGGCGACATGAAACTCGGCAATCTGGCCGATAATCAAATCGACACCTTCGGCGACGCCTACGAGTTCCTGATGACGATGTATGCCAGCAATGCGGGAAAATCGGGCGGCGAATTCTTCACACCACAGGAGGTTTCCGAACTTCTTGCCCGTATTACGCTCGTCGGGAAAAAACAGGTGAACAAAGTGTACGATCCGGCCTGCGGCAGCGGTTCGCTGCTGCTGAAATTCGCCAAAGTGCTCGGTAAGGAGAATGTGCGTCAGGGGTTCTATGGGCAGGAGATCAATATTACGACCTACAATCTTTGCCGTATCAACATGTTCCTGCACGATATCAACTACGAAAAGTTTGATATTGCATTGGGCGATACGTTGCTTGCCCCGAAACACTGGGACGATGAACCGTTCGAGTGCATCGTCTCCAATCCACCATACTCGATCAAATGGGTCGGGGATGAAAATCCGTTGCTGATTAACGACCCGCGATTCTCGCCTGCGGGTATTCTGGCCCCCAAGAGCAAAGCCGACCTTGCCTTTACGATGCACATGCTTTCGTGGCTGGCAACCAACGGCACGGCGGCCATCGTCGAGTTCCCCGGTGTACTCTACCGAGGCGGAGCCGAACAGAAAATCCGCAAATACCTGATCGACAACAACTACATCGATACCGTCATTCAGTTGCCGGCCAACCTTTTCTTTGGCGTCGGCATTGCCACCTGCATTATCGTACTGAAAAAGAGCAAGAAGGACAATGCAACTCTCTTTATCGATGCCTCTGGCGAGTTTATCCACGAGGGGAACAAGAACAAACTCTCCGACGCCAATATCGCACGGATTCTCGAAGCATTCGTCGCCCGCAAGGATGATGCGCATTTTGCCCGTCTGGTCGAAAACGACAAGATTGCCGGGAATGATTACAACATCTCGGTTTCGTCATACGTCGAACAGCCCGATACGCGCGAGGAGGTGGATATAGAGGCGCTGAACCTGCGTATTGCAGAGATTGTCGCACGTCAAAACGTGCTGCGCACGGCTATCGACGCGATTGTGGCTACATTGTAA
- a CDS encoding virulence RhuM family protein, translating into MSNKEITIRSSAAEYLTFVAATGENPSRVELRYEDENIWLTQRMMAALYGVDVRTINEHIRKIYDDNELSESATVRNFRIVQTEGSREVCREVKHYSLQMIISVGFKVNNERAVQFRKWANAVVKDYTIQGWVMDDERLKRGGTVLTKDYFEKQLERIREIRLSERRFYQKITDIYATAVDYDPTAKATQRFFAAVQNKMHYSVHGHTAAELIYQRADADKEHMGLTTWEGAPTGKIHKYDVTVAKNYLTEEELQTLGRIVSAYLDLAEIQAMRHIPMTMEDWEKRLNGFLSLMDREVLANAGRISAELAKAHAESEWEKYRIVQDRLYTSDFDRFVQLEERAADKEKGGEQ; encoded by the coding sequence ATGAGCAATAAAGAGATAACGATCCGCAGTTCGGCCGCCGAATACCTGACTTTCGTAGCAGCTACGGGTGAAAATCCCTCCCGCGTGGAACTCCGGTATGAGGATGAAAACATTTGGTTGACCCAACGCATGATGGCGGCGCTGTATGGGGTGGATGTACGTACCATCAACGAGCATATCCGGAAGATTTACGACGACAATGAATTGTCCGAGTCGGCAACTGTCCGGAATTTCCGGATAGTTCAAACCGAAGGCAGCCGTGAGGTCTGCCGCGAAGTGAAACATTATAGTCTCCAGATGATTATCTCCGTGGGCTTCAAGGTCAATAACGAGCGTGCCGTACAGTTCCGCAAGTGGGCGAATGCGGTTGTCAAGGACTACACCATACAGGGATGGGTGATGGACGACGAGCGGCTGAAACGGGGCGGTACGGTGCTTACGAAAGACTATTTCGAGAAGCAGTTGGAGCGCATCCGTGAGATTCGTTTGTCGGAACGTCGTTTTTACCAGAAGATTACGGACATTTACGCTACGGCCGTCGATTACGATCCGACGGCAAAGGCCACCCAGCGCTTTTTCGCTGCAGTGCAGAACAAGATGCATTACAGCGTACATGGACACACGGCGGCGGAGTTAATCTATCAGCGTGCCGATGCCGACAAGGAGCACATGGGACTGACGACCTGGGAGGGTGCGCCGACGGGCAAAATTCACAAATACGACGTGACGGTTGCCAAAAACTACCTTACGGAGGAGGAGTTGCAGACGCTTGGCCGTATCGTTTCGGCCTACCTTGATCTGGCGGAGATACAAGCCATGCGCCATATCCCCATGACGATGGAGGACTGGGAGAAACGGTTGAACGGCTTTTTGTCGCTGATGGATCGGGAGGTGCTTGCCAATGCCGGCCGCATCTCGGCGGAACTGGCCAAAGCCCATGCCGAGAGCGAATGGGAGAAATATCGCATTGTTCAGGATCGTCTCTATACGAGCGATTTCGACCGCTTCGTGCAACTGGAGGAGCGTGCAGCCGACAAGGAGAAAGGAGGTGAGCAATGA
- a CDS encoding DUF3408 domain-containing protein, protein MVTKKKLTKEEWEAMTGTDMSLILPSDGNIETAIESSLNDTGKEKSEETVEQTDFTSENQELSTVKEEAVPASQRRISSRQRKLSLDEYRKTFLQVPRIEDRKPVFVSGEVRDRLDEFVRRLGGRKMSVSGLLENIARQHLEIYSEDFEQWRKL, encoded by the coding sequence ATGGTAACAAAAAAGAAATTGACCAAAGAAGAATGGGAGGCTATGACAGGTACTGATATGTCACTCATACTCCCGTCAGATGGCAACATTGAAACTGCCATAGAATCATCCTTGAATGATACCGGAAAAGAGAAGTCAGAAGAAACGGTAGAACAGACCGACTTCACATCCGAGAATCAGGAACTGTCAACCGTAAAAGAGGAAGCCGTTCCTGCGTCTCAGCGACGTATAAGCAGCAGGCAGAGAAAACTTTCTCTGGACGAATACCGGAAAACCTTTCTTCAGGTTCCGAGAATCGAAGACCGCAAGCCCGTGTTTGTTAGCGGCGAGGTACGTGACAGGCTGGACGAGTTTGTCCGCAGGTTGGGAGGACGCAAAATGAGCGTTTCCGGACTGCTTGAGAACATCGCCCGACAGCATCTTGAAATCTACTCGGAAGACTTCGAACAGTGGAGAAAACTGTGA
- a CDS encoding helix-turn-helix domain-containing protein, producing MSNEIREKDHEWVKAFHSNFDRLLALLEKLLEKRQPSAYGDELLTDKEVAFLLKVSRRTLQDYRNNGILPYTQVGGKILYRASDIEKTLMKGYKEAYKYKRN from the coding sequence ATGAGTAATGAAATCAGAGAAAAGGACCACGAGTGGGTAAAGGCGTTCCACTCGAATTTCGACAGGCTGCTGGCCTTGCTTGAAAAGTTATTGGAGAAACGGCAACCGTCTGCCTATGGCGATGAACTGCTGACAGACAAGGAAGTGGCATTCCTGCTGAAAGTGAGCCGGAGAACCTTACAGGACTACCGCAACAACGGCATATTGCCTTACACACAGGTAGGCGGCAAGATTCTCTACCGGGCTTCCGACATAGAAAAGACACTGATGAAAGGGTATAAGGAGGCGTACAAATACAAAAGAAACTGA
- a CDS encoding site-specific integrase has translation MRSTYKQLYYINRSKVKSDGTTSIMCRITIDGKAVVLSTGLYCQPEEWNSKKGEVKNNRLNGMLCEYKKRIDETYAELLKVNGVISAELLKTAMTGAVDIPKYILQAGEVERENLKIRSIQIDSTSSYRQSKMYHYYLGEYIRSLGKEDMLFTDITEEFGTNFILYLKTNYPHKPSYRNHCLCWLKRLVYLAVDNGILRYNPLDDIKYEKKAPTKLMYISKNQLQEIMSHPKPDPLQELARRTFIFSCFCGLAYVDVRNLYPHHIGTTAEGRKYIRTYRKKTSVESFIPLHPVAEQIISLYNTTDDSKPIFPLPIRSMIWFEIHELGFSLQFKHNLSYHQSRHTFGTLMVSAGVPMESISKMMGHTNIRTTQGYAKVTDDKISEDMDKLMEKRYVF, from the coding sequence ATGAGAAGTACATATAAGCAACTGTATTATATAAACCGAAGTAAAGTCAAATCAGACGGGACCACATCAATTATGTGCCGTATTACAATAGACGGAAAGGCTGTTGTATTATCGACCGGGTTGTATTGCCAGCCGGAAGAGTGGAACAGCAAGAAAGGGGAAGTCAAGAACAACAGACTGAACGGGATGCTTTGCGAGTATAAAAAACGAATAGATGAAACTTATGCTGAACTGTTGAAAGTAAACGGTGTCATCAGTGCAGAACTGCTGAAAACAGCCATGACCGGAGCAGTCGACATCCCGAAATACATATTACAGGCAGGAGAGGTGGAACGGGAAAATCTGAAAATCCGTTCCATTCAGATAGATTCAACCTCCAGTTACAGGCAATCAAAAATGTATCATTACTATCTGGGGGAATACATCCGTTCTCTTGGCAAGGAGGACATGCTTTTTACAGATATTACCGAAGAGTTTGGCACCAATTTCATTTTGTATCTGAAAACAAATTACCCTCATAAGCCATCATACCGTAACCATTGTCTTTGCTGGCTGAAACGTCTGGTTTATCTTGCCGTGGATAACGGAATTTTGAGATATAATCCTTTGGATGATATAAAATATGAAAAGAAGGCACCTACAAAGCTCATGTATATAAGCAAGAATCAACTTCAGGAGATAATGAGCCATCCAAAACCGGATCCACTACAGGAACTTGCAAGAAGAACCTTTATATTTTCATGTTTTTGCGGTTTGGCTTACGTTGATGTCCGCAATCTCTATCCGCATCATATAGGTACAACTGCAGAAGGACGAAAATATATCAGAACATACCGCAAGAAAACAAGCGTTGAGTCATTTATACCATTGCATCCGGTAGCTGAGCAGATAATTTCCTTGTATAATACGACAGATGACAGTAAGCCCATCTTCCCGTTACCCATACGGAGTATGATTTGGTTTGAGATACATGAATTGGGATTTTCGCTTCAGTTCAAGCATAACTTGTCATACCATCAAAGCCGTCATACTTTCGGTACCTTGATGGTTTCTGCCGGAGTTCCTATGGAAAGCATATCAAAGATGATGGGACATACAAATATCAGAACCACACAAGGATACGCAAAAGTTACAGATGATAAGATTTCGGAGGATATGGATAAACTAATGGAGAAAAGATATGTTTTTTAA
- a CDS encoding ATP-binding protein has translation MELLKLKERLEIATQVGESHFREFKSAFQGPPSAKSQRDIKDVCQDISKTLVAFANADGGELFVGVEDDGTITGIQYDDELINVLLKAPTTYVLKTTPLPTTKALIINYEGKKVLYFSIPKGLEYVYVTSDGKCLKRKDLESIPISPDSIHIEREEIISREYDRAFIDNAKITDLDNDLLQEVAHGFSKTISVEKYLQHLDLAEFNGDDLKLRRAALLLFAKNPLKWHPRLQVRILKVKGTKLEAGKNYNVLNDETVSGNILTIIESAWDKLRPFLTETKMSSDAMFKTQIIYPDLACKEALINAIAHRDYSIEGRGIEVYVYDDRLEIKSPGMLLSTIKIDDLEKCIGIHQSRNSYIAKVLKEVGYMRELGEGFRRIYELMESHELSKPTLFNENKSFTISFSQKLVYTEDEKIWLDNFKSLDLSREERAIIRLGAKGELLSPKQIWDTVGIVDTDVYRSYIEKLRKKGVLVSEISKTRAVLLAKKTHKDKKSIPRFRIIIPKNESEKMNIQAEPLDSSDYAKIFVENVHYDCQEEDIFNEFSKFGEIDSVIIPRDRTSKKGKGFAYVEFSNNDSVQLALEYQPPIFIKNRKIRIKKYKRNIKSEAKS, from the coding sequence ATGGAATTACTGAAATTAAAAGAAAGACTTGAAATAGCAACACAAGTAGGTGAAAGTCATTTTAGAGAATTTAAAAGTGCTTTTCAAGGTCCACCCTCTGCAAAAAGTCAAAGAGATATAAAAGACGTATGTCAAGACATTTCAAAAACATTGGTCGCATTTGCAAATGCGGATGGAGGTGAATTGTTTGTTGGTGTAGAAGATGATGGCACTATTACAGGTATTCAATACGATGATGAGTTGATTAATGTTTTGCTTAAAGCGCCAACTACTTATGTACTTAAAACAACCCCATTACCTACGACAAAAGCGCTAATAATTAATTATGAAGGGAAAAAAGTATTATATTTTTCCATTCCAAAAGGGCTGGAGTATGTTTATGTAACTTCCGATGGTAAATGTTTAAAAAGAAAAGATTTAGAATCTATTCCTATTTCTCCTGATTCTATCCATATTGAACGAGAAGAGATTATTTCACGCGAATATGATAGAGCCTTTATTGATAATGCCAAAATAACAGATTTGGATAATGATTTACTGCAAGAAGTTGCACATGGATTCTCTAAAACAATTTCTGTCGAAAAGTATCTCCAACATCTCGACTTAGCCGAATTTAATGGCGATGATCTTAAACTAAGAAGAGCGGCTTTATTATTATTTGCTAAAAATCCATTGAAATGGCATCCTAGATTACAAGTAAGGATATTAAAGGTTAAGGGGACAAAATTAGAGGCGGGTAAAAATTATAATGTTCTTAATGATGAAACTGTAAGTGGTAATATTCTAACAATTATTGAATCTGCATGGGATAAACTCCGTCCTTTTTTGACTGAAACAAAAATGTCTTCTGATGCCATGTTTAAAACTCAAATAATATATCCGGATTTGGCATGTAAAGAAGCCTTGATAAATGCAATAGCTCATAGGGATTATAGTATAGAGGGACGCGGAATTGAGGTATATGTTTATGACGATAGATTGGAAATAAAATCTCCAGGTATGTTGTTATCTACGATAAAAATTGATGATTTGGAAAAATGTATTGGGATTCATCAATCAAGGAATTCATATATTGCCAAAGTCCTGAAAGAAGTTGGTTATATGCGGGAATTAGGAGAAGGATTTAGACGAATTTATGAACTTATGGAAAGTCACGAATTATCAAAACCAACTTTATTTAATGAAAATAAATCTTTTACTATCTCTTTTAGTCAAAAACTAGTTTATACCGAAGACGAAAAAATTTGGTTAGATAATTTTAAATCATTAGATTTAAGCAGAGAAGAGCGCGCTATAATCAGACTTGGGGCTAAAGGGGAACTATTGTCTCCAAAACAGATATGGGATACTGTTGGTATCGTTGATACAGATGTATATAGAAGTTATATTGAAAAACTCAGAAAAAAAGGTGTGTTAGTAAGCGAAATAAGTAAAACTCGAGCTGTATTGTTGGCGAAAAAGACTCATAAGGACAAGAAATCTATACCAAGATTTAGAATTATTATTCCTAAAAATGAGTCTGAAAAAATGAATATTCAAGCTGAACCTTTAGATTCGTCTGATTATGCAAAGATTTTTGTAGAAAATGTTCATTATGATTGTCAGGAGGAGGATATATTTAATGAATTTTCGAAATTTGGAGAAATTGATTCTGTTATTATTCCTAGGGACAGAACTTCCAAAAAGGGAAAAGGTTTTGCATATGTTGAATTCTCAAATAATGATAGCGTACAGCTAGCGTTAGAATATCAACCCCCAATCTTTATTAAAAATAGAAAAATAAGAATAAAGAAGTACAAGCGCAACATTAAGTCTGAGGCAAAATCATGA
- a CDS encoding plasmid mobilization protein produces MNDRKKNRPRGRPRVSGVCKLSKAVTVKFSKIDYERLCRRSRQANLTLAEFLRVSAFETTITARHSAEETAVIRSLTGMANNLNQLTRLSHQAGFHRTQKTVTELLQKLKEIIVRYRNGERRQS; encoded by the coding sequence ATGAATGACAGAAAGAAAAACAGACCGAGGGGACGCCCCAGAGTAAGCGGAGTGTGCAAACTCAGCAAAGCCGTTACAGTGAAATTCTCCAAGATAGACTATGAACGGTTGTGCCGACGCAGCAGGCAGGCCAACCTCACGCTGGCGGAGTTTCTCCGCGTATCAGCCTTTGAAACGACGATAACGGCCAGGCACTCTGCCGAGGAAACTGCCGTCATACGCAGTCTTACGGGGATGGCAAACAACCTGAACCAGCTGACCCGTCTGTCCCATCAGGCAGGATTCCACCGTACACAAAAGACAGTGACAGAACTCCTGCAGAAACTCAAGGAGATTATAGTCCGGTACAGGAACGGAGAAAGGAGGCAATCATGA
- a CDS encoding helix-turn-helix transcriptional regulator: protein MKEINRLRIILAEKNKTGKWLAEQLGKDPSTISKWCTNSSQPQLDTVIRIAELLEVDIKELINR from the coding sequence ATGAAAGAGATTAACCGGTTGAGAATTATTCTTGCGGAAAAGAATAAAACAGGGAAATGGCTGGCGGAACAGTTGGGTAAAGACCCTTCGACCATATCGAAGTGGTGTACCAACTCGTCGCAACCGCAACTGGATACGGTGATTCGTATTGCAGAGTTGCTGGAAGTGGATATTAAGGAATTGATAAACAGATAA